The following proteins are encoded in a genomic region of Dyadobacter sp. UC 10:
- a CDS encoding helix-turn-helix domain-containing protein: MAINTDNVRLVFGLKLKQLRLDKGLSLSELSAKSGLSISYINEIEKGKKYPKSDKILALARAIDVDYDTLVSLKLSKRLEPISDLLSSNILTELPLELFGIDPANLLEILSDAPMKISAFVGTLIEIARNYNMSIEKFYFSALRTYQEMHDNYFEDIELEAERFLTEQEVEPERLLDENYLAEILKSKFNYTIEQINERTNPEFSTVRSLTINNPLGNRLLLNAHLSSVQRAFIYGREIGYLHLGLKNRLQTTALVEAETFEQLLNNFKASYFASAIIIKRSLLVPAITDFFAQKTWQPEQLIQLIHDFNTTPESFCYRLSNILPRYFGINQIFFSRFNNFSGQNVFDMTKEMHISRKHYPHTVRDEHYCRRWVALTILNDLAELNKNKEQPRILCKAQKSTYVDTQDQYLVISFAQQMSPTPNLNVSVSMGIYLDEQTREKLAFLEDPNLPSREVNQTCERCSIYDCRERIAAPVILQKKFKNEALRKALKKIIP, translated from the coding sequence GTGGCGATAAATACAGATAATGTTAGGTTGGTATTTGGATTAAAACTTAAACAGCTCCGGCTGGATAAGGGACTCTCCCTGAGCGAGCTATCTGCTAAATCAGGACTTTCCATCTCATATATCAACGAAATTGAAAAAGGAAAGAAATATCCTAAATCGGACAAAATACTAGCGCTGGCGCGCGCGATCGATGTAGACTACGACACATTGGTTTCCCTGAAACTCAGCAAACGCCTCGAACCCATTTCGGACCTGCTGAGCTCCAATATCCTCACCGAACTTCCACTCGAACTTTTCGGGATAGACCCGGCCAACCTGCTCGAAATCCTGTCCGACGCGCCCATGAAGATCAGCGCTTTTGTAGGCACACTGATCGAGATCGCGCGGAATTATAATATGTCGATAGAGAAATTCTATTTCTCTGCATTGCGCACTTACCAGGAAATGCATGACAATTATTTTGAAGATATCGAACTGGAAGCTGAACGTTTTCTGACCGAACAGGAAGTAGAGCCGGAGCGTCTGCTGGATGAAAATTACCTCGCCGAAATCCTGAAATCGAAGTTCAATTACACGATCGAACAGATTAACGAACGCACCAATCCTGAATTCTCAACGGTCCGCTCGCTGACGATCAATAACCCGCTGGGGAACCGGCTGCTGCTCAATGCGCATTTATCGTCTGTTCAGCGTGCATTCATTTACGGCCGCGAGATAGGGTATCTTCATTTAGGCCTGAAAAACCGCCTGCAAACTACCGCGCTGGTGGAAGCAGAGACTTTCGAACAATTGCTTAACAATTTCAAGGCTTCCTATTTTGCAAGTGCGATCATTATTAAAAGAAGTCTCCTGGTACCTGCCATTACCGACTTTTTTGCACAAAAAACGTGGCAACCTGAGCAGTTGATCCAGCTTATTCACGATTTCAATACCACTCCCGAATCGTTTTGTTACCGGCTCAGCAATATCCTGCCCCGCTATTTTGGCATTAACCAGATCTTCTTTTCGAGGTTCAATAATTTCTCCGGTCAGAATGTGTTCGATATGACGAAGGAAATGCACATTTCCCGGAAGCATTACCCGCATACAGTGCGGGACGAGCACTATTGCCGTCGCTGGGTGGCGCTCACGATCCTGAATGACCTGGCCGAACTGAACAAAAACAAGGAGCAGCCGCGTATATTGTGCAAGGCACAAAAATCCACCTACGTCGACACGCAGGACCAGTACCTGGTGATCAGCTTCGCACAGCAAATGTCGCCGACGCCGAATTTGAATGTAAGTGTTTCGATGGGCATTTATCTGGACGAGCAAACCCGTGAAAAACTGGCTTTTCTGGAAGATCCCAACCTGCCCTCACGGGAAGTAAACCAGACCTGCGAAAGGTGCTCGATTTACGACTGCCGGGAAAGGATCGCGGCGCCGGTTATCCTTCAGAAGAAATTCAAAAACGAGGCTTTGAGAAAAGCTTTGAAGAAAATTATTCCCTGA
- a CDS encoding porin family protein, translated as MKNMLIALCALLISYSASAQYDPAFRFGIKAGANLSNINGSNDLSLNSGGNAFDFKDNDNRSLGFVGGVFFRFGKNAYIQPEFLLSQKGGKFNVYEDGVQNSDGNVDVRFSNLDVPVLFGIRIAKFFRINVGPMASLRLNSNGKLGDSFDDVTGGNSEAEFKNRLAYGYQAGVGVDFGRLSLDVRYEGNFTDVVKINFNNATTASQFGKKGNLFQATLGFSIL; from the coding sequence ATGAAAAACATGCTAATTGCGCTGTGTGCACTATTGATCAGTTATTCCGCATCAGCTCAATACGATCCTGCCTTCAGATTCGGTATTAAAGCGGGCGCTAACCTGTCGAATATCAATGGCAGCAACGATTTGTCCCTCAATTCGGGAGGAAATGCATTTGACTTCAAAGACAACGATAACCGCTCACTGGGTTTTGTAGGCGGTGTATTTTTCAGATTTGGTAAAAATGCATACATCCAGCCTGAATTTTTGCTTTCACAAAAAGGGGGAAAATTCAACGTTTACGAAGATGGTGTACAGAACTCGGACGGAAACGTCGATGTACGTTTTTCTAACCTGGATGTACCGGTTTTGTTCGGTATAAGAATCGCCAAGTTCTTCCGGATTAATGTTGGCCCGATGGCTTCTTTGAGATTAAACAGCAATGGAAAACTGGGCGATTCATTTGATGACGTAACCGGCGGCAATTCAGAGGCAGAATTCAAAAACCGCCTCGCCTACGGTTACCAGGCAGGTGTAGGAGTTGATTTCGGGCGTTTGAGCCTGGACGTACGTTACGAGGGAAACTTTACGGATGTTGTGAAGATCAATTTTAATAACGCGACCACTGCATCTCAGTTCGGCAAGAAAGGCAATCTGTTCCAGGCGACACTCGGCTTCTCTATTTTGTAA